Below is a genomic region from Nitrospirota bacterium.
GTCTTCCCTGCCATTAAGTTTCTCGTCAGTGAGGTTATTACTGAGACTGAATCTGCTCCAGTTGTGTCGGGTAGATATGGTGATGGTATCTCGCCGTCTTGTTTCAGTGGCAATCATGCCCTTGGTCTCGGTTTCGTAGAAGATATATCCAAAGTTGTAAGAAGACACATAAGTGCCTTTTTTTGTTTTTACAGTTGGGTTTTGAATGGCTGCAGAAAGCCTGCCTGTGGTTGTTATCCATTTCCTTTCTGAGTCTTTCGTATCTGTATATGTGCCTTTAGATATGTCTAAAGAGACCATTGGGAATTTAAAGACAAATCTCCTTCTTTCTCTTTCCTGTTGCTGTTGTTGTAGGTTCAGGTTGATATTATTGTTGTTATTGTTGTTTCTGTTGCCTCTGTTTATATTCTTATTCCAGTTCGCATTGTTTCCCGTATTGTTCAGATTGCGGTTAAGGTTCATGTTGTTTCCATTTGCATTGGCATTTCCGTTTCCATTTCCATTGCCATCACCATTACCGTTTTGATTATTTACTTGATATTTAACCCTGTAACGGTTCTTTTTATTATTGTTGTTATCATTATTTCTATTCCTATTAAGGTCAGGTTCATACTTTTCTTCTTTTTCAGAATAACTCAGGAATTTTTTATCCCGAAATACCCTTACATAGCCAGGACGGGTATAATAAGTGCTTACTCCATAGTCAAAACTGGTGAAGTCCGTGCCTTCGTAGTAGGAGAATCTGAGAATAATAGGTCTTGGCACATAATTCCAGAGCTTAACTCCCCTGTTTGGGTTTATGGCATTCAAGAAGCTCATAGTAAAATTGAGTCCTTTTATAGAGTAAGACTCACTAGCACCTGAAGATCCGCTTTGCCTATTTGAGAAAGAGGAAGTTAAACCAAAAGATACCAGTCTTGGGTCAAAGACATATCCCGACAAGCCTGCCGAGTAGGTCTGAATAAACGAAGAGCCCTTCCCTGCAGTGCCCCATTCAGTGTTGTATTGAAACGCTACGCCAGCACTAAGGGTATAATTTCGGTAAAACTGGTTTCTGTTCCTTAATCTCTGTGCCTCTGCATTTTCTGGCAGGAACGAAAGGGCAAAACCGAAAATGAGGGCTAATAAAAAGACGGATTTAATGCCAAACCTATGCCTCATTGCTTATGCACCTCTTCTGCCTGCATGCCATTTTTTTTCCTGCCACGAAGTGAAATACGATAGCCATGTCTTTCAAGCCAGCTCACATCCCTTTTGAGTGTTGCTAAGGATGTCAGCAGAAGTCCGGCAATGTCTTCATAGCTCAAAAGGCAACCCTGCTCCTCGGCTTCTTTTGTTAGCCTCAGTATCCTTTCTCTTCTCAGGTTAGCAAGCCCTCCAGCCCGAAGGGCAGTGTCATCTGCCTGACCAATAAGGGTGAGCTTTAGCTTTCGCATGGCATTGCCATTGCCGTTTTTTGTCTCGAAGAATATATATTCTACTTTTCCGAAATCCATTCTCTGATTCTCCTAAAAAGCCTTACTCCCTATCCCTCGGTTTCGGACATTTCCCCTGAGCAGCATCTCTACTCCCTGCTTTCTTAAATAACTGATATCCCTTTTCAGAGTTGCCTTTGAAGTAAGCGTGATAATGCTCAGGTCCTTGTAGCTTAACCTTGCTCCTTGAGTTGCTGCCTCGCTCAAAAGCCTTCTCAGTCTCATCCTTCTCGTGTCCGCAAGTCTGCTTATCCGCCTGTCATCTTCCGAGCAAACAGTCAACTTCAAACTGCGTAACCTGTTTTCACCCTCAAAAACCCAGTAAGTTAGGGTTCCACTCATAACACACCTCCTGTCTTTAAGTGAGTCATATAACGCATGATAGGGTTATATGACTTATGCTGTTTAACATATCCCTTCTATCCAAAGCCTTTCTAAAGGCTCATTTGAGCCCACTTTAGAGTAGACGCAAAAATCACCTCATACCAACTCCTTTATACCTCTATTCAAATATCATGCCATACTAAAGGCTTACCAAACCGTTATTGTCAGCCATTGTTCGTAGACAACCCGACTTAAGCGAGTCTAAGGCAAATACGATAAAAAGGAGGTTTTTGAGGTTTTCTTTTGAAAACATAAGCTCATATGAGCCTATGTTTGGAAGGCATTTTAGAAAGATTTTCCTATTAACTTATAACAAAAAGTATGCCAGAGATTAGGGCAGAGCCTCTTTGACCTCAGATATGGGAAAATAAAGTATAATATTCGACATGAAGAAATTGGTTTTTATATTCTTTACGATTTGCCTCTTTAGTGTCTTTCTTACTCCAATGGAGCTTGGCGATGTATGGTGGCATCTTAAAACAGGTTCATTGATATGGGCTAATCAGGAACTTCCTTCATCCGACCCGTTTTCATTGGCACCGCCTGTTGACAAAGAAGTTCTTACGCCTTTCTGGCTTTTCCAGCTAATAATTTATGGACTCTATAGTGTTTTGGGCATCTCTGGGCTTGTATATCTAAAGGCTTTAGTTTTTAGCGGCAGTGTCCTTTTACTTAATGCCATTTTAAAGGACTATGGAATGACTCAGGCAGAAAGATACATCTTACTTTTGCCTACGGTTTTTATTGCCACCTACTATGATGAAATAAGGCCCCAGACAGTGTCTTTCCTTTTTTTTACTTTCACTTTTTATCTTCTTGAAAGGAAAAGGTCTAAGTGGCTTTTCTTACTTCTTCCTCCTGTCATGCTCCTTTGGTCTAACATGCACGCAGGGTATGTGTCAGGGGTTACGCTGATTGTCCTTTATTGCTTAAGGGATGCAATTAAGAAGAAGTGGTCTCATCTACTCGCATATGTCTTATCTCTTCTCGCAAGTGCTTTAAATCCCAATGGCTTGAAAGCGGTGTCATGGACATGGAACATGCTTTTAGGCTCTATAAAGGGCGCTCAGGTAATTCACGAGCATCTCGGACTTATAGAGTTTACCTCTCTTACAGGGCAGAGAAACCTTCGTAGTTCAATCCTTATCCTCTTAGCACTGGGCATCCTGAGCCTTATCCCTGTGCTTGCCTCTAACATCAAAGAAAAGCAACCCAGAATCCAGATTGACCTTACCCATCTAATACTTTTCATTGGCTTAGGGACTGCATCCATTGCCACATTCAGGGCAGGCATGTTCTTTTCGATAATTGCAACTGCCTTTATTGGCAAAAACCTTGCCCCATTGACGCAGGGCTTAAAGCTCATAAGGGCACGCAGTGTCCTGCTTGAATTGGCTATGCTAATAGTTTTTCTTATAGCTGGTTTTTTCCTTATCTATCCAAGAACAATACTAAAAAACTCTATTTTACCTGAAAGGCTACTGCCTGTTAAGACTGTGAATTTCATGCTCTCGTCAGCTCCTCCTAAAAACATTTTTCATCCATACGAATGGGGAGGATATTTAATCTGGAGGCTTCATCCTAAATACAAGGTCTTTATCGATGGAAGGGCATTAGGCCTTATGAAGGACTACTTAGATGTGCTAACCTGCACCTCTTCATGGAAAGAGACCCTTAAAAAACATGAAGTAAACACAGTGATTTACTGGGCATTACTGCCATACAAAGGCAGGGTGCCGCAAATCGTTCTCTGCCTTTTGAAAGACCAATCATGGAGCCCTGTTTACTGGGACCTTCAGAGCATAGCATTTGTCAGGACAGAGCTTGCAAAAAACCCTATAAACAAGACCCGTATATGGGAATTTCTGACATTCCTGATTTCTTCTAATATAAAGGCATCTCCTTTAGCTCCTGAAAACTATGTGGCATTGGGTGTGCTTTATTTAGAGATGGGCATGAAGGCAGATGCTTTAAAGGCATTTAAGGTCGCATTGTCTTTAGAGCCTGAAAACAAAGAGGCATTGCTATATTATAAGGCATTATATGGTAGTGAGTCATTTCACTAACAGGTGTTTTATTTCACGCATATTTATGCCTTTACTCTCAAACCTTATGTCAAACTTACTTAATTTTGCCTTTGAAATCAAGCATTAAAGGGTCTTTTTGCCGTGGCATAGCCTTTGCATATAAATCAGTAACCTAAAGGTTTCTTCTTAAGAGAAGGGGAACAAAAAGGACCAGATAGGAACCAAATAAGAAACAGAAAGGAGGTGAAAAGAAATTATGAAGAAGGTTTTAATTTTGACATTAGCAATAAGCCTCGTAGTAGCAGGCATTGCAATGGCAACTGTCTTGAGTTCAAAGCATGACATGAGGTCAAGAGTCACAGGCAATACAACGACACAGATTTGTGTATTCTGCCACCATCCTCACAGAGGAGTTGCGGCTGATGGCACCTCGAGGATCCTCCTTTGGAACATCAACGGTTCAGCAGCCACAAACTTTCCGACCTACAACTCACCAACGGCACCTCTGGGTGGAGACACTAACCTCGGCACATCTGATGCAGCACAGTACTCAAGGCTTTGCATGACATGCCATGATGGTACAGTTGCAGACGGCGGCTTCATCAAAGGAACAAAGGAAGCCGGTGCATCAGCATCCTTAGGCTCACTGACAATCAACGATGCAACTGCCAACTTAGGCTCAACATTAGCTGATGACCATCCAGTTGACTTCACATACGCAAACGCAACAGGTAGTGACATAAAGGCAAAAGATGCCAGCACCACTGACCCTAAGGTTATCGGAAATGTTACAGCAGTCAAGTATCCACTTTACAATGATGGCTCTAATGCCACAATGCAGTGTGCAACATGCCATGATGTCCACAGAGGCGAGGCAGTTGGTATTCAGTTCATGAGAGAGCTCGACGATGCTGGCGTCGCATATTCAGGCGGAGTTATCACAGCGAGCAAGATCTGTCGTGACTGTCATACCGCAAAATAATTCCGATTATTCGGGATTTAAAAAGGGGAGTGCAAACTCCCCTTTTTTTATTGTCCTTTCTGCATAGTTGTCATTCCCGCTTACCTCTCCTTTGTCATGCCGACTTGTTCGGCATCTTTCTTCAGAAAGATTCTGGACAAGCCAGAATGACATGCAAGGGACAAGCCCGAATGACAGAGGAAAATGTAAATGACCGTTAGAAACAGCACATTAGCTTGTCTCTATCGTAGATGTCACTCCTGCTTGTCAGGAGTCCTTCTTTTTGTCACTCCTGCTTGTCAGGAGTCCTTCCGACTTGTTCGGAATCGGATATAATAGTTGTATTATGGAGAAAAGCTTTGCTGTGTATATTATGGCAAATGCAAGGCCAACTCTTTATGTCGGTATAACGAATGACCTCATACGAAGAGTCTATGAGCATAGACACAATCTCAATCCGCATTGCTTTACGGCCAGATATTACCTGCACAGGCTTGTGTATTATGAGTTTTGTGACAACAGCCATAGTGCTATTGTCAGAGAAAAACAGATTAAGAATATGAGCAGGCAAGGCAAGATAGAGCTTATCAGACAGGTGAATCCTACAATAAAAGATTTATATGAAGATATCACAGAAAGAATGATTCTGGACAAGCCAGAATGACATCGAGGGACAAGCCAGAATGACATCGAGGGATAAGCCCGAATGACAGAGGAAAATGTAAATGACCGTTAGGGACAGCACATTAGCTTGTCTCTATCGTAGATGTCATTCCCGCAAGCGAAGCGCGTCGGGAGTCCTTCTTTTTGTCACTCCTGCTTGTCAGGAGTCCTTCCGACTTATTTGGAATCGGATATATATGTTATAATAATTTATGCCTATTTATGAGTATAGGTGCTCTGCCTGCGAAAAAGACTTTGAGAAGCTTGTTTTTGGCTCTCAAGTAGTGAGATGCCCTCATTGCAATTCATCCAATATAAAGAAAAAGCTCTCTCTGTTTGGGATGAGCGGTGTAGAGAAGCCCTTTTCTGGAACATCCACCTGCACATCTTGCAGTAAGAGCACCTGCACTACCTGTCACTGAGCAAGGCTTCATGTGTTAAAATTAATCCCTATGGTTGAAAATATTGGCAAGGTATATCTTGTTGGAGCAGGCCCTGGTGACATCGGGCTGATGACCATAAAGGGTCTCTCCTGCCTTAAAAAGGCAGAGGTAGTTGTTTACGATTTCCACCTTAATGCACAGGTCCTAAACTACATCAATCATTCGGCTGAGTTCATATACGCAGGGAAAAGAGGTGGACATCATACAATGACACAGGAGGAGATAAACGACATCCTTATTAAGAGGGCAGGTAAAGGAAGGATAGTTTGCAGGCTAAAAGGCGGCGACCCGTTTGTTTTTGGAAGAGGAGGAGAGGAGGCATCTGCCCTCGCAAAGGCAGGTATCCCATTTGAGGTTGTCCCGGGTGTAAGCTCTGCAATAGCCGCACCTGCATACGCAGGGATTCCGCTTACCCACAGGCATTACTCATCCTCTTTTACAGTCATCCCGGGATATGAGGATATAACAAAGGAGAAATCCTCTATAGACTGGTCAGGGCTCAAAGGAATCGGCACGCTGGTGTTTTTGATGGCTATTAAAAACATAGCAGACCTTACGAGAAAACTAATTGAAAACGGTCTCTCCCCTGACACTCCTACTGC
It encodes:
- a CDS encoding DUF1670 domain-containing protein, producing MDFGKVEYIFFETKNGNGNAMRKLKLTLIGQADDTALRAGGLANLRRERILRLTKEAEEQGCLLSYEDIAGLLLTSLATLKRDVSWLERHGYRISLRGRKKNGMQAEEVHKQ
- a CDS encoding DUF1670 domain-containing protein — translated: MSGTLTYWVFEGENRLRSLKLTVCSEDDRRISRLADTRRMRLRRLLSEAATQGARLSYKDLSIITLTSKATLKRDISYLRKQGVEMLLRGNVRNRGIGSKAF
- a CDS encoding tetratricopeptide repeat protein — protein: MKKLVFIFFTICLFSVFLTPMELGDVWWHLKTGSLIWANQELPSSDPFSLAPPVDKEVLTPFWLFQLIIYGLYSVLGISGLVYLKALVFSGSVLLLNAILKDYGMTQAERYILLLPTVFIATYYDEIRPQTVSFLFFTFTFYLLERKRSKWLFLLLPPVMLLWSNMHAGYVSGVTLIVLYCLRDAIKKKWSHLLAYVLSLLASALNPNGLKAVSWTWNMLLGSIKGAQVIHEHLGLIEFTSLTGQRNLRSSILILLALGILSLIPVLASNIKEKQPRIQIDLTHLILFIGLGTASIATFRAGMFFSIIATAFIGKNLAPLTQGLKLIRARSVLLELAMLIVFLIAGFFLIYPRTILKNSILPERLLPVKTVNFMLSSAPPKNIFHPYEWGGYLIWRLHPKYKVFIDGRALGLMKDYLDVLTCTSSWKETLKKHEVNTVIYWALLPYKGRVPQIVLCLLKDQSWSPVYWDLQSIAFVRTELAKNPINKTRIWEFLTFLISSNIKASPLAPENYVALGVLYLEMGMKADALKAFKVALSLEPENKEALLYYKALYGSESFH
- a CDS encoding GIY-YIG nuclease family protein gives rise to the protein MEKSFAVYIMANARPTLYVGITNDLIRRVYEHRHNLNPHCFTARYYLHRLVYYEFCDNSHSAIVREKQIKNMSRQGKIELIRQVNPTIKDLYEDITERMILDKPE
- a CDS encoding zinc ribbon domain-containing protein, giving the protein MPIYEYRCSACEKDFEKLVFGSQVVRCPHCNSSNIKKKLSLFGMSGVEKPFSGTSTCTSCSKSTCTTCH